One Peromyscus leucopus breed LL Stock chromosome 2, UCI_PerLeu_2.1, whole genome shotgun sequence DNA window includes the following coding sequences:
- the Ptafr gene encoding platelet-activating factor receptor yields MEQNESSRVDSEFRYTLFPTVYSIIFILGVVANSYVLWVFARLYPSKKLNEIKIFMVNLTIADLLFLITLPLWIVYYYNEGNWILPKFLCNLAGCLFFINTYCSVAFLGVITYNRYQAVAYPIKTAQATTRKRGISLSLVIWISIVATASYFLATDSTNIVRKKDGSGNVTRCFEHYEPHSVPILVVHVFIAFCFFLVFLLIFYCNLVIIHTLLTQPVRQQRKAEVKRRALWMVCTVLAVFIICFVPHHMVQLPWTLAELGYQTSFHQAINDAHQITLCLLSTNCVLDPVIYCFLTKKFRKHLSEKFYSMRGSRKCSRATTDTGTEVMVPADQTPITLLKK; encoded by the coding sequence ATGGAGCAAAATGAATCCTCTCGTGTGGATTCTGAGTTTCGATACACCCTCTTTCCGACTGTTTACAGTATCATCTTTATACTGGGGGTGGTTGCCAATAGCTATGTGCTATGGGTCTTTGCCCGCCTGTACCCTTCCAAAAAACTGAATGAGATAAAGATCTTCATGGTGAACCTCACCATCGCGGACCTGCTCTTCTTGATCACCCTCCCACTGTGGATTGTCTACTATTACAACGAGGGCAACTGGATTCTACCCAAATTCCTGTGCAACCTGGCTGGCTGCCTCTTCTTCATCAATACCTATTGTAGTGTGGCCTTCCTGGGTGTCATCACTTACAACCGCTACCAGGCAGTGGCCTATCCCATCAAGACTGCTCAGGCCACTACCCGCAAGCGTGGCATCTCTTTGTCCCTGGTCATCTGGATATCCATCGTGGCTACTGCGTCCTACTTCCTGGCCACAGACTCCACCAACATAGTACGCAAAAAGGATGGCTCAGGCAATGTCACCCGTTGCTTTGAGCATTATGAGCCGCACAGTGTGCCGATCCTTGTTGTTCACGTCTTCATCGCGTTCTGTTTCTTCCTCGTCTTCCTTCTTATCTTCTACTGCAACCTGGTCATCATCCACACGCTGCTCACGCAGCCAGTGCGGCAACAGCGCAAAGCCGAAGTTAAGCGCCGGGCGCTGTGGATGGTCTGCACGGTCTTGGCGGTGTTTATCATCTGCTTTGTGCCCCATCACATGGTCCAGCTGCCCTGGACCCTAGCAGAGTTGGGCTATCAGACCAGCTTCCACCAGGCTATTAATGATGCCCATCAGAtcaccctctgcctcctcagcaccaaCTGTGTCTTAGACCCTGTCATCTATTGCTTTCTTACCAAGAAGTTCCGGAAGCATCTCAGCGAAAAGTTTTACAGCATGCGTGGTAGCCGGAAGTGCTCCAGGGCCACTACCGACACCGGCACTGAGGTGATGGTGCCGGCCGATCAGACGCCTATCACGTTACTGAAAAAGTAA